A genomic stretch from Cloacibacterium caeni includes:
- a CDS encoding DUF6341 family protein, whose translation MTSFWLFLSDLFNWSFGFYDFAGNVLNWILFIVASTLFCYWCYVLVTTLGNNKDKEYYSPTEGKFPYYNPELHTKED comes from the coding sequence ATGACGTCTTTTTGGTTATTCTTAAGTGATTTGTTCAATTGGTCTTTCGGATTTTATGATTTCGCAGGAAACGTATTGAACTGGATTCTATTTATTGTAGCTAGTACTTTATTTTGCTATTGGTGTTATGTTTTAGTAACTACATTAGGAAATAATAAAGATAAAGAATATTATTCACCTACAGAAGGTAAATTCCCATACTACAATCCAGAATTACACACTAAAGAAGATTAA
- a CDS encoding DUF3109 family protein, producing MIQIDDKLISEDIFSEEFVCNLSKCKGICCVEGDAGAPLDKNETQILERIYPKIKSYLRPEGIAAIEEQGTHVTDIDGDLVTPLVNGGECAYVIFDEKGITKCGIEKAYEDGVVDWQKPISCHLYPIRVTEYRNFSAINYHEWDVCSDACTLGKELQVPVYKFLKTPLIRKYGEDFYKTLCEAAEEWEREFNS from the coding sequence ATGATTCAAATAGATGATAAATTAATTTCTGAAGATATTTTTTCTGAAGAATTTGTATGTAACCTCAGCAAATGCAAAGGAATCTGCTGTGTAGAAGGAGATGCGGGAGCTCCGCTTGACAAAAATGAGACTCAAATTTTGGAAAGAATTTATCCAAAAATTAAAAGTTATCTTAGACCCGAAGGAATTGCTGCCATCGAGGAGCAAGGAACACATGTTACCGATATTGATGGAGATTTGGTAACGCCACTCGTAAATGGTGGAGAATGCGCTTATGTAATTTTTGATGAAAAAGGCATTACCAAATGTGGAATCGAAAAAGCATACGAAGACGGAGTTGTAGATTGGCAAAAACCCATTTCTTGTCACCTTTATCCGATTAGAGTAACAGAATACAGAAATTTTTCTGCAATCAATTATCATGAATGGGACGTTTGTAGCGACGCTTGTACCTTAGGAAAAGAATTGCAAGTTCCTGTTTATAAATTCTTGAAAACGCCACTGATTAGAAAGTACGGCGAAGATTTTTACAAAACCCTTTGCGAAGCTGCAGAAGAATGGGAACGCGAATTTAATTCTTAA
- a CDS encoding DUF6427 family protein, giving the protein MFRLLSKESNIFSIPVYIFFLFLLIISFNILDFKTLGVFSSIITFCGFALGYFLFNAIGLNYNTHLPLFLYTFFVFALYPGSLDIGIAMSLFTNSFVMVLLTSNQDEVRKNSYLIIGAILAVNFLFLPTTWPMFIFVLIHLISTSDHISLNIFRLFFGNALVFGTYFGVMYLIGYHDFDKSYIPYVENSLMQDYYPLYFLLPVALYVLYAVMDHFANFNKKSPSSKFKYTFMLLFFLAQLVTVFLYMGKNYEYLLLLVLPNVIILSRALRFLKKYWMKEFGLWIIIFTLLLFKLSTYVNIGELI; this is encoded by the coding sequence ATGTTCAGATTACTATCAAAAGAAAGCAATATTTTTTCGATTCCTGTCTATATATTTTTTTTATTTCTTTTGATAATATCATTTAATATATTGGATTTCAAAACGTTAGGTGTTTTTTCTAGCATTATTACGTTTTGCGGATTTGCTTTAGGATATTTTCTTTTTAACGCTATTGGTCTGAATTACAATACTCATCTGCCTCTTTTTCTGTATACTTTTTTTGTATTTGCATTATATCCGGGAAGTTTAGACATAGGAATTGCGATGTCGCTATTTACAAATTCTTTTGTAATGGTTTTATTGACCAGCAATCAAGATGAAGTAAGGAAAAATTCATACCTGATCATTGGAGCAATTTTGGCGGTGAATTTCTTGTTTTTGCCTACAACTTGGCCTATGTTTATTTTCGTGTTGATTCACCTTATTTCTACTTCAGATCATATTTCGCTGAATATTTTCAGATTATTTTTTGGGAATGCATTGGTTTTTGGAACTTATTTTGGTGTGATGTATCTTATTGGTTATCATGATTTTGACAAAAGTTATATTCCTTATGTAGAAAACTCACTCATGCAAGATTACTATCCATTATACTTTCTTTTACCCGTTGCTTTATACGTTTTGTATGCTGTAATGGACCATTTTGCCAATTTTAATAAAAAAAGTCCTTCGAGTAAATTTAAGTATACGTTTATGCTTTTATTTTTCTTGGCACAATTAGTGACTGTTTTTCTTTACATGGGCAAAAACTATGAATATTTACTTTTATTGGTTTTACCGAATGTGATTATCCTTTCTAGAGCCTTGAGATTTTTGAAAAAATATTGGATGAAAGAATTCGGGTTATGGATAATTATTTTCACTTTATTACTTTTTAAACTTAGCACTTATGTAAACATAGGTGAATTGATATAG
- a CDS encoding TonB-dependent receptor translates to MLIKKIYFFVAMLFATQLVMAQYKLSGKITDFDTQEPVKNASVYLVDLKTSTVSDQNGNYTFQNLKSGKYFVEITSDNYTSLLVSIEVNQDAVSDFTLQKSAKEIDEVVVTAVSRASELKKIPVVIKSVDKNIINQNASTNLIDGLKNIPGVNQITSGAAISKPVIRGLGYNRVITLVDGIKQEGQQWGGEHGIEIDEFSVGKVEIVKGPGSLMYGSDGIAGVLNFISPKVAAIGKIENQLITNYQTNNNFIATSFSNKGNKNGFVWEGRLTNKLAGNYENKYDGKVLNSGFKEFDGNLMLGINKNWGHSYFNVSSYNTTLNIVEGERDADGKFTFINSNGEDVTATDEDYKGYKVGFPHQEINHLRLTSNNYFLLKNGTINADFAFQNNKRKEFADATNPDEKELFFDLNTFNYNVRYNVKETNNWETSFGIGGMQQSNTNKGEEALIPDYQFFDAGAFVFTQKTFNKNLTLAGGLRFDNRNVDAKEMLEDTDVKFAKFNKNYSGISGSLGLSYQLDKQSTIKLNLSRGFRAPNIAELSSNGIHEGTFRYEIGDINLKSEISHQIDAAYFLNSDHISFEFTPFVNFISNYIYTEKMQDANGNDVIIDPSDPVSAFRFTQGNAQLFGGEIFLDFHPHPFDWLHVENSFSYVRATQNNRPENEKFLPFIPAPKYRGEIKTNFEKVNNTFSDFYAKFSVDHYFKQNNIYSAFDTETATPAYTLLSVGIGADIKAFGKKDFFNVFISGENLTDVAYQNHLSRLKYAPENSATGRIGVYNMGRNFSVKLMMNF, encoded by the coding sequence ATGTTAATCAAAAAAATATATTTTTTTGTTGCAATGCTTTTTGCAACACAATTGGTGATGGCTCAATATAAATTAAGTGGAAAAATCACTGATTTTGATACTCAAGAGCCTGTAAAAAATGCTTCTGTTTATCTGGTAGACCTTAAAACCAGTACCGTTTCAGACCAAAATGGTAATTACACTTTCCAAAACTTAAAATCTGGAAAATATTTCGTAGAAATTACAAGTGATAACTATACTTCATTGTTGGTTTCCATAGAAGTGAATCAAGATGCGGTTTCTGATTTTACTCTTCAAAAATCTGCCAAAGAAATAGATGAGGTGGTGGTAACGGCAGTATCCAGAGCTTCGGAACTGAAAAAGATTCCAGTAGTCATTAAATCTGTAGATAAAAATATCATTAACCAAAACGCCTCTACCAACCTAATTGATGGATTGAAAAATATTCCGGGAGTGAACCAAATTACTTCTGGAGCGGCTATTTCTAAACCTGTAATCAGAGGTTTAGGTTACAATAGAGTTATCACTTTGGTAGATGGAATCAAGCAAGAAGGTCAACAATGGGGTGGCGAACACGGAATAGAAATCGATGAATTTTCGGTGGGGAAAGTAGAAATTGTAAAAGGGCCAGGAAGTTTAATGTACGGTTCAGACGGAATTGCGGGCGTACTGAATTTTATTTCTCCAAAAGTGGCTGCAATTGGTAAAATCGAAAATCAATTGATTACCAATTATCAAACGAATAACAACTTTATTGCGACTTCTTTTTCGAATAAAGGAAACAAAAACGGCTTCGTTTGGGAAGGAAGACTCACCAACAAATTGGCGGGAAATTATGAAAACAAGTATGACGGAAAAGTACTGAACTCTGGTTTCAAAGAATTTGACGGCAACTTAATGTTAGGAATCAATAAAAACTGGGGACATTCTTATTTCAACGTAAGTTCTTATAATACCACTTTGAATATTGTAGAAGGAGAAAGAGATGCTGATGGAAAATTCACGTTCATCAATAGCAATGGTGAAGATGTTACCGCAACTGACGAAGATTACAAAGGTTATAAAGTAGGATTTCCGCATCAAGAAATCAATCACTTGAGATTAACTTCAAATAATTATTTTTTATTGAAAAACGGAACTATCAATGCTGATTTTGCTTTTCAAAATAATAAAAGAAAAGAATTTGCAGACGCAACTAATCCTGATGAAAAAGAATTATTCTTTGATTTAAATACCTTCAACTATAACGTAAGATATAACGTGAAAGAAACCAATAATTGGGAAACTTCTTTCGGAATTGGAGGGATGCAACAATCGAACACCAATAAAGGAGAAGAAGCGCTTATTCCTGATTATCAATTTTTCGATGCAGGAGCATTTGTTTTCACACAAAAAACTTTTAACAAAAATCTGACTTTAGCAGGAGGATTGAGATTTGACAATAGAAATGTAGATGCAAAAGAAATGCTGGAAGATACCGATGTGAAATTTGCGAAATTTAATAAAAATTACAGCGGAATTTCTGGAAGTTTAGGTTTGTCTTATCAATTAGACAAGCAATCTACCATTAAATTAAATCTTTCTAGAGGTTTCAGAGCGCCGAATATTGCAGAACTTTCTTCTAACGGAATTCACGAAGGAACTTTCAGATACGAAATTGGTGATATTAACTTAAAATCTGAAATCAGTCACCAGATTGATGCGGCTTATTTCTTAAATTCAGACCATATTAGTTTTGAATTTACGCCGTTTGTCAACTTCATTTCTAATTATATTTATACTGAAAAAATGCAAGATGCCAACGGAAATGATGTAATTATTGACCCAAGTGATCCAGTTTCTGCATTTAGATTTACTCAAGGAAACGCGCAGCTTTTCGGTGGAGAGATTTTCTTAGATTTTCATCCGCATCCATTTGATTGGTTGCATGTAGAAAATTCATTTTCTTATGTAAGAGCTACGCAGAACAATCGTCCAGAAAACGAAAAGTTCTTGCCATTTATTCCAGCGCCAAAATATCGTGGAGAAATTAAAACCAATTTCGAAAAAGTGAATAATACTTTTTCTGATTTTTATGCTAAATTTTCGGTAGACCATTATTTCAAACAAAATAATATTTACAGCGCTTTTGATACCGAAACTGCTACTCCTGCGTACACACTTTTGAGTGTAGGAATTGGTGCAGACATTAAAGCATTTGGCAAAAAAGACTTTTTCAATGTTTTCATCAGCGGAGAAAACTTAACAGATGTAGCGTATCAGAACCATTTGAGCAGATTAAAATATGCTCCAGAAAACTCAGCAACAGGCAGAATAGGTGTTTACAATATGGGCAGAAATTTCAGTGTGAAACTGATGATGAATTTCTAG
- the pfkA gene encoding 6-phosphofructokinase — protein MGNASLKKIAVLTSGGDAPGMNAAIRAVVRTANYHKIECVGVRGGYTGLIEGNFTKMGPRSVSNIINLGGTILRSARSKEFRTEEGRQKAFEQCQKNGIDALVCIGGDGTFTGAKIFAEEFGVKVIGVPGTIDNDIFGTDFTIGYDTALNTAMEAIDKIRDTATSHNRVFFIEVMGRDAGFIALNSGIASGALDILIPEKKDSLEDLFETFEKAQKRGKTSSIVIVAEGERLASTYELAEQTKQRFPDYDIRVSILGHIQRGGAPSCADRVLASRMGYGAVVGLMKGLTNVMAGIRSNDLVFTPIEDAIRKHNEINQDLLQIAEILAM, from the coding sequence ATGGGTAACGCAAGTTTGAAAAAAATCGCGGTGCTTACTTCGGGTGGAGATGCACCGGGAATGAATGCAGCAATTAGAGCAGTGGTAAGAACTGCTAACTACCATAAAATAGAATGTGTAGGAGTAAGAGGAGGCTACACTGGTCTTATAGAAGGTAACTTTACCAAAATGGGACCTCGTTCTGTAAGCAATATTATCAATTTAGGAGGAACTATCCTTCGTTCGGCTCGTTCTAAAGAATTCAGAACCGAGGAAGGTAGACAAAAAGCTTTCGAACAATGCCAGAAAAACGGTATTGACGCTTTAGTATGTATTGGTGGAGACGGTACATTTACAGGAGCTAAAATTTTCGCAGAAGAATTTGGCGTAAAAGTAATTGGTGTCCCAGGAACCATTGACAATGATATCTTCGGTACAGACTTTACCATCGGTTATGATACTGCACTGAATACTGCAATGGAAGCCATTGACAAAATTAGAGATACTGCTACTTCTCACAATAGAGTATTTTTCATCGAAGTAATGGGAAGAGATGCTGGTTTTATCGCTTTGAACAGCGGTATTGCTTCTGGAGCATTAGACATTCTTATTCCTGAGAAAAAAGACAGTTTAGAAGATTTGTTCGAAACTTTCGAAAAAGCACAAAAAAGAGGAAAAACTTCTAGTATTGTTATTGTAGCTGAAGGTGAGAGATTAGCTTCTACTTATGAATTAGCCGAACAAACTAAACAAAGATTCCCAGATTATGATATTAGAGTTTCCATTCTAGGACACATCCAAAGAGGTGGTGCGCCAAGTTGTGCAGACAGAGTTTTGGCAAGTAGAATGGGATATGGAGCTGTAGTAGGACTTATGAAAGGATTAACGAATGTAATGGCAGGAATTAGATCAAACGATTTAGTTTTTACGCCAATAGAAGATGCGATCAGAAAGCATAATGAAATTAATCAAGATTTACTCCAGATTGCAGAAATCTTGGCAATGTAA
- a CDS encoding M16 family metallopeptidase — protein sequence MRKQFLSFVLSFFLIANAFAQNIPLDPSVRTGTLSNGMKYYIKKNVKPEKKVEFRLAINAGSINEDEDQRGLAHFMEHMNFNGTKNFPENKLVDFLQSIGIKFGQHLNAYTSFDETVYMLPVPLDKPENLDSGLKVMEDWAFNALLTDKEIEKERGVVLEELRLGLGADKRMLDQYLPKLAYNSRYVDRLPIGKKEILQNFKPDALRRFHKDWYRPDLMALVVVGDVNVDEMEQKIKANFSKYQNPANARKRVDYEMPNHKETLISIATDADATSSSAQFYIKDDGPAKADVTVNDYQKSMVEQLAATIVNNRLQELTNSEKPPFIFGYVSHSNLLRTKDAFQAYAMTKEGEQKNALKVLLEEVERAKRFGFSQNELDRAKSETLSNLEKSYNNRDKTESARLVMEYVRNFLNQEPIPGIEWEYELHKQYLPSVTLDQVNNILKNYIKDDSRVIVVTGPKKENAVLPTDAQLLATVDDVKNAQLKPYEDKAAIKTLVEPFKSNGKIVKTEADAKLGTTTFTLSNGAKVTYKKTDFKEDEIVFSAISLGGSSLISNEDIEKTQWAFPALAESGFNKYSKNDITKFLSGKQVSVMPYVGGISTGFNGNSTKKDFETLFQMIYGYFTNLNYDEASYNSYKAKQQGFLDNLLANPQTYFQSEVQKYLNQKNPRFFGILPDAKAWEKTSYKLAYDIYKKSVANAGNFHFYFVGNVDENQIKQLSEQYLASLPSTKKSETYKDLGYRPLFTSTEKVIKKGKDPKSMVMIRFSGETKYNEQEDLAMRALGEVATIKIIEKLREDEGGIYGGGARGSLNKVPYGSYNFSINFPCGPENAEKLTKIALTELQKMIDNGPEQKDLDKFKEGEANDDVTNMKDNNYWLQNITSYQTQGGDKYSVLNYLTKVKALTVKDLQAVGKKYLTEKNRMVFTLMPEVETPKTDAPKAAVSANVTAQQVIDNYAAALGGKSKLEAVKTVKTLSTIKVMGMEMEATTLEMAPNKSKAVQKIMGQEMVQVFDGEKGYMMQAGQRMDLPTPAIEEAKKKRLFEVLSYNAADFKTVEKVTEEGKELYLLAGAGKKLYFDTKTNLLVKSTSDKGDMVILDYMEVDGIKFPKNLKLAMMGQNMEMTNNQVIVNKEVSAEDFK from the coding sequence ATGAGAAAACAATTTCTTTCTTTTGTGTTGTCTTTCTTTTTGATTGCCAATGCATTTGCTCAGAACATTCCTCTTGATCCTAGCGTCAGAACGGGCACACTTTCTAACGGGATGAAGTATTACATTAAGAAAAACGTAAAACCAGAAAAAAAAGTAGAATTCCGTTTAGCGATTAATGCGGGCTCTATCAATGAAGACGAAGATCAGAGAGGTCTTGCTCACTTTATGGAGCACATGAATTTCAACGGGACTAAAAATTTCCCAGAGAATAAATTGGTAGATTTTCTACAATCTATCGGGATTAAATTCGGGCAACACCTTAATGCGTATACCAGTTTTGACGAAACCGTTTATATGTTACCCGTTCCTCTTGACAAGCCTGAAAACCTAGATTCAGGGCTTAAAGTAATGGAAGATTGGGCTTTTAACGCATTACTTACCGATAAAGAAATAGAAAAAGAAAGAGGCGTAGTTTTAGAAGAATTGCGTTTAGGATTAGGAGCAGACAAAAGAATGCTAGACCAATATCTTCCTAAATTAGCTTACAATTCTAGATATGTAGACCGATTACCAATTGGTAAAAAAGAAATTCTACAAAATTTCAAACCAGATGCGTTGAGAAGATTTCACAAAGATTGGTACAGACCAGATTTAATGGCTTTGGTAGTAGTAGGAGATGTTAATGTAGATGAAATGGAGCAAAAAATTAAAGCCAATTTTAGCAAATATCAAAATCCTGCAAATGCTAGAAAAAGAGTAGATTATGAGATGCCAAATCATAAAGAAACTTTGATTTCTATCGCTACAGATGCAGATGCAACTTCCTCTTCGGCGCAATTTTATATCAAAGATGATGGCCCTGCAAAAGCAGATGTTACCGTAAATGATTATCAAAAAAGCATGGTAGAGCAATTGGCTGCTACCATTGTGAATAACCGTTTGCAAGAATTAACCAATTCAGAGAAGCCACCTTTTATTTTCGGATATGTTTCTCACAGCAATTTATTGAGAACCAAAGATGCTTTTCAAGCGTATGCGATGACCAAAGAAGGCGAACAAAAAAATGCGCTTAAAGTGCTGCTAGAAGAAGTAGAAAGAGCAAAAAGATTTGGTTTTTCTCAAAATGAATTAGACAGAGCAAAATCTGAAACCCTTTCTAATCTAGAAAAATCTTATAACAATAGAGATAAAACAGAAAGTGCAAGATTGGTAATGGAATATGTAAGAAATTTCCTTAACCAAGAGCCAATTCCTGGAATTGAGTGGGAATATGAATTGCACAAACAATATTTGCCAAGTGTGACTTTAGACCAAGTGAATAACATTCTGAAAAATTACATCAAAGATGATAGCAGAGTGATTGTGGTAACTGGTCCTAAAAAAGAAAATGCAGTACTTCCTACAGATGCACAGCTATTGGCAACTGTAGATGATGTGAAGAATGCACAGTTAAAACCTTACGAAGACAAAGCTGCCATTAAAACTTTGGTAGAGCCTTTTAAATCAAATGGTAAAATTGTAAAAACCGAAGCAGATGCTAAGTTGGGAACCACTACTTTCACATTAAGCAATGGCGCAAAAGTAACTTACAAAAAAACAGATTTCAAGGAAGACGAAATTGTTTTCTCAGCGATTAGCTTAGGTGGAAGTTCATTAATTTCTAATGAAGACATCGAAAAAACACAATGGGCTTTTCCAGCGCTTGCAGAATCAGGGTTCAATAAATATTCTAAAAATGATATTACCAAATTTCTTTCTGGGAAACAAGTTTCTGTAATGCCTTATGTAGGAGGAATTTCTACAGGATTTAACGGAAATTCTACTAAAAAAGATTTTGAAACGCTTTTCCAAATGATTTATGGTTATTTTACCAACCTAAATTATGACGAAGCAAGCTACAATTCTTATAAAGCGAAACAACAAGGATTTTTAGATAACCTTTTGGCAAATCCTCAAACGTATTTCCAAAGCGAAGTTCAGAAATATTTGAACCAAAAAAATCCTAGATTCTTCGGAATTTTACCAGATGCTAAAGCTTGGGAAAAAACCAGCTATAAATTAGCGTACGATATTTACAAAAAATCAGTTGCTAATGCAGGAAACTTCCATTTCTATTTTGTAGGAAATGTAGACGAAAACCAAATCAAACAACTTTCTGAACAATATTTAGCAAGTTTACCTTCTACCAAAAAATCAGAAACGTATAAAGATTTAGGATACAGACCTCTTTTCACTTCTACAGAAAAAGTGATTAAAAAAGGAAAAGATCCTAAAAGTATGGTGATGATTAGATTCAGTGGGGAAACCAAATATAATGAGCAAGAAGACCTTGCCATGAGAGCTTTAGGTGAAGTTGCAACGATTAAAATCATCGAAAAACTTCGTGAAGATGAAGGCGGAATTTATGGAGGTGGAGCAAGAGGAAGTTTAAACAAAGTTCCTTATGGAAGCTACAATTTCAGTATTAATTTCCCTTGTGGACCAGAAAATGCAGAAAAATTAACCAAAATTGCTTTGACCGAACTTCAAAAAATGATTGACAACGGGCCAGAACAAAAAGATTTAGATAAATTTAAAGAAGGCGAAGCGAATGATGATGTAACCAATATGAAAGACAATAATTATTGGCTACAAAACATCACGAGCTACCAAACTCAAGGTGGCGATAAATACAGCGTTCTTAATTATTTAACTAAAGTAAAAGCGCTTACAGTAAAAGATTTACAGGCCGTTGGTAAAAAGTATTTAACCGAGAAAAACAGAATGGTATTTACTTTAATGCCAGAAGTAGAAACTCCGAAAACGGATGCTCCAAAAGCAGCAGTTTCTGCGAATGTAACGGCTCAACAAGTGATTGATAATTACGCCGCAGCTTTGGGTGGAAAATCTAAATTAGAAGCAGTAAAAACCGTGAAAACACTTTCTACAATTAAAGTAATGGGGATGGAAATGGAAGCGACTACTTTAGAAATGGCACCGAATAAATCTAAAGCGGTTCAAAAAATTATGGGACAAGAAATGGTTCAAGTTTTTGACGGCGAAAAAGGGTATATGATGCAAGCTGGTCAGAGAATGGATTTACCAACTCCTGCAATTGAAGAAGCAAAGAAAAAAAGACTATTCGAAGTGCTTTCTTACAATGCGGCAGATTTCAAAACAGTAGAAAAAGTAACGGAAGAAGGTAAAGAATTATATCTTTTAGCTGGTGCTGGTAAAAAATTATATTTTGATACCAAAACTAATTTATTGGTGAAAAGCACTTCTGACAAAGGAGATATGGTTATTCTAGATTACATGGAAGTAGACGGAATTAAGTTTCCTAAAAACTTGAAATTAGCCATGATGGGACAAAATATGGAAATGACCAATAATCAAGTTATCGTTAATAAAGAAGTGTCAGCAGAAGACTTCAAATAA
- the gap gene encoding type I glyceraldehyde-3-phosphate dehydrogenase has product MSTIKVGINGFGRIGSLVFNAMLERDNIEIVGINDLINAEYMAYMMKYDSVHGKFNGEVRVEGNNLVVNGKTIRITSERDPNNLKWNEVGADYIVESTGLFLDKGTASAHINAGAKKVVLSAPSKDDTPMFVMGVNHKELPADLQIFSNASCTTNCLAPLAKVVHENFGIVEGLMTTVHATTATQRTVDGPSMKDWRGGRSALLNIIPSSTGAAKAVGKVIPSLNGKLTGMSFRVPTADVSVVDLTVRLEKATSYEEICAAMKAASEGELKGILGYTEDLVVSQDFVGDKRTSIFDKDAGIMLSPNFVKLVSWYDNETGYSNKLTDLLLHSASL; this is encoded by the coding sequence ATGTCAACAATTAAAGTAGGAATCAACGGATTCGGTAGAATTGGAAGTCTAGTTTTCAATGCAATGTTAGAAAGAGATAACATTGAAATCGTAGGGATTAATGACCTTATCAACGCAGAATACATGGCTTACATGATGAAGTATGATTCTGTTCACGGCAAATTTAATGGAGAAGTAAGAGTAGAAGGAAATAACTTAGTAGTAAACGGAAAAACAATCAGAATCACTTCTGAAAGAGACCCTAATAATTTAAAATGGAACGAAGTAGGTGCAGATTATATCGTAGAATCTACAGGACTTTTCTTAGATAAAGGTACAGCTTCTGCTCACATTAATGCAGGTGCTAAAAAAGTAGTTCTTTCTGCTCCATCTAAAGATGATACTCCAATGTTTGTAATGGGAGTAAACCACAAAGAATTACCTGCTGATTTACAAATTTTCTCTAACGCTTCTTGTACTACTAACTGTCTTGCTCCTTTAGCAAAAGTAGTTCACGAAAACTTCGGTATCGTAGAAGGTCTTATGACAACTGTTCACGCTACTACAGCTACTCAAAGAACTGTAGATGGCCCATCTATGAAAGACTGGAGAGGTGGTAGAAGTGCATTATTAAACATTATCCCTTCTTCTACTGGTGCTGCTAAAGCTGTAGGTAAAGTAATTCCTTCATTAAACGGAAAATTAACAGGAATGTCTTTCAGAGTACCAACTGCTGACGTTTCTGTAGTAGATTTAACAGTAAGATTAGAAAAAGCTACTTCTTACGAAGAAATTTGCGCTGCTATGAAAGCTGCTTCTGAAGGTGAATTAAAAGGAATCTTAGGTTACACTGAAGATTTAGTAGTTTCTCAAGATTTCGTAGGAGATAAGAGAACTTCTATCTTTGATAAAGATGCTGGTATCATGTTATCACCAAACTTCGTAAAATTAGTTTCTTGGTATGATAACGAAACTGGTTACTCTAACAAGTTAACAGATTTATTATTACACTCTGCTTCTTTATAA
- a CDS encoding trigger factor has translation MNVTRTNHDEVSALLTVTLNKSDYKDKVEKQLINYAKNATVPGFRKGKVPLSMVRKQFEAGIAFEEINKQISEALNNYVNENNLRLVGQPVPVPMNELDYNAEEVSVGFEVGFEPDFTIDLSSYEAPHYKVEATDKEINQSIENMQKRFADKDAQDKATKDSYVALSIAQVVEADAEGEHNHPPKNVVVSAEQKEAFGLVKSHKVGDVVKLTKTQLTENETLAKDLNYNEHELGHIHHEDLEATVTEIYKLNLAPLDQELFDKVYGEGNINSEEELKARVKTELDEYFQQNADIHFVNKVLENVSEKTEVQLPEAFLVKWLLFSNPNITSEEQAKEILEAEKSIIKNQIIEGKLFQDYDVKVDYADVLAQAEVLVNNQLAMYGIHNLPQEEVQKYAVEMLKQEEQVRQISQEVAMGKLKDVILEKASKKETKITHEEFLAELQK, from the coding sequence ATGAATGTTACAAGAACCAATCATGACGAAGTAAGTGCTTTGCTTACAGTAACTTTAAATAAATCTGATTACAAAGATAAAGTTGAAAAACAACTGATCAATTATGCTAAAAATGCTACTGTTCCTGGTTTTAGAAAAGGAAAAGTTCCATTGAGCATGGTGAGAAAACAATTTGAAGCGGGTATTGCTTTTGAAGAAATTAACAAACAAATTTCTGAAGCGTTAAACAACTATGTAAACGAAAACAATTTAAGATTAGTTGGTCAGCCAGTTCCAGTTCCTATGAACGAACTAGATTACAATGCAGAAGAAGTTTCTGTAGGTTTCGAAGTTGGTTTTGAGCCAGATTTTACTATTGATTTATCTTCTTACGAAGCTCCTCACTACAAAGTAGAAGCTACTGATAAAGAAATCAACCAAAGCATCGAAAACATGCAAAAAAGATTTGCTGATAAAGATGCTCAAGATAAAGCGACTAAAGATTCTTATGTAGCACTTTCTATCGCACAAGTAGTAGAAGCTGATGCAGAAGGAGAGCACAATCATCCACCGAAAAATGTAGTAGTTTCTGCTGAGCAAAAAGAAGCTTTCGGTTTGGTAAAATCTCACAAAGTAGGTGATGTAGTGAAGTTAACTAAAACTCAGTTAACGGAAAACGAAACTTTGGCTAAAGATTTAAATTACAACGAGCATGAACTAGGTCACATTCATCATGAAGATTTAGAAGCTACGGTTACAGAAATCTATAAATTAAACTTAGCACCACTAGATCAAGAATTATTTGATAAAGTGTATGGTGAAGGAAACATCAATTCTGAAGAAGAATTAAAAGCAAGAGTAAAAACTGAATTAGACGAATATTTCCAACAAAATGCTGATATTCACTTTGTGAATAAAGTATTAGAAAACGTTTCAGAAAAAACTGAAGTTCAGTTGCCAGAAGCATTCTTAGTAAAATGGTTACTATTCTCTAATCCAAACATCACTTCAGAAGAACAAGCTAAAGAAATTCTAGAAGCAGAAAAATCTATCATCAAAAATCAAATCATCGAAGGAAAATTATTCCAAGATTATGATGTAAAAGTTGATTATGCAGATGTTTTAGCTCAAGCTGAAGTTTTAGTAAACAACCAATTAGCAATGTACGGAATCCACAATCTTCCACAAGAAGAAGTACAGAAATATGCTGTAGAAATGCTAAAACAAGAAGAGCAAGTAAGACAAATTTCTCAAGAAGTTGCAATGGGTAAACTAAAAGATGTAATCCTAGAAAAAGCAAGCAAAAAAGAAACTAAAATTACACACGAAGAATTTTTAGCAGAATTACAAAAGTAA